A window of Equus caballus isolate H_3958 breed thoroughbred chromosome 10, TB-T2T, whole genome shotgun sequence contains these coding sequences:
- the GEMIN7 gene encoding gem-associated protein 7 isoform X2: MQTPLTIPVPVLRLPRGPDGWSRGFAPDGRRAPLKPEVPGIPESPGVPESQESQEQRARAALRERYLRSLLAMVGRQVSFTLHEGVHVTAHFGATDLDVANFYVSQLQTPIGVQAEALLRCSDIIAYTFKP; the protein is encoded by the coding sequence ATGCAGACTCCACTGACCATTCCTGTGCCTGTGCTCCGCCTCCCCCGGGGCCCTGATGGCTGGAGCCGAGGCTTTGCCCCCGATGGACGCAGGGCCCCCCTGAAGCCAGAGGTTCCTGGAATCCCAGAGTCTCCCGGAGTTCCAGAATCCCAGGAATCCCAGGAACAGCGGGCCCGAGCCGCCCTTCGGGAACGCTACCTCCGCAGCCTGCTGGCCATGGTGGGCCGCCAGGTGAGCTTCACATTGCACGAGGGCGTGCATGTGACTGCCCACTTCGGAGCCACTGACCTGGACGTGGCCAACTTCTACGTGTCGCAGCTGCAGACTCCGATAGGTGTGCAGGCTGAGGCGCTGCTCCGGTGTAGCGACATCATTGCATACACCTTCAAGCCCTAA